The genomic region CAATCAAGTTCTAAATTTTTTCTGCACTTGTATACACATATTCACCTCAGTTGTGTGCAACTGAACTAAATCCTGTAATACACTGACAGTGGTCAACCTATAAACTAAAATATTGCATTTAGTTTCACAAGTAATTTTCATATCAGCAGTCAACTACAAAAAATCAACTAGTTTCAGTCATAAGCATGTTGCTGCTGCAGATATTTAATAGCTTGGAGGCTTGCAAAATTCTTGCTTTTTGTTTCACTCATACGCGCCACCAATGTTTCCCCTCAGTTTGATGGCCCAAAGGAAAGATATTTATCACTGGAAACTCTGGTGAGTCCTAGTCTATATACTTTTCACTGCCAATGAATTGACAAAATAACTACTTTAGTGTATGTGCATTCAATTCAATTATCCAGTTTTTTAATGACTGATGGAATCAGAGGAGCTACCAGAGATATTCATTAAATATCAACAACTAGAGTACATTCATCCTTTCACATGACTGATGGAACCtctggtgaaaaaaaaaaaaaaaaaaaaaaacccacaaggaCAACGAGTAATAGCCCAATTGCTATGGGAGTGAGCCACGCCATTAGCATTCCTACTAACCCAATCAAACATATATGCTGGAGGCTGGAGGCTGGAGGCACATAATAGTCTCGAGGATGGAAGACATTTCCCAGCTTGGACTTTGCCTCCTTTCTTAAAACATCCATGCACATCTTGGATTCCCCTTCCATTGTCAGCTCCCTTACACCCTTTTCTTTGGAAACTTGGAATCCTCATTGCCCACCCTTTTAGAACACCGCCTTCCCAGTCTCGCAAAACAGCCGGCTATGCATGCCTACTTTGAATCGAGAGCGACATCACAGCTCATCTTGAACTTAATGCAGGAGGTTTCTGTCTGCTCCATAGTTGCCTGAGTAGAGATCTTGTCTGAGTTTAGCAAAGCTTTCAAAATTCTGCATTACTCTGGCAGGTAGCTTCATAGTTAAAACTTCAGCGGAATTAGATCAAGTTAAGCTCCTTAGCTTCAGTAATTAATCTATAACCACAGCAGCAAATAATGGCAACTGGTTTGTTACTCTGCCATCCAGGACTTGAGCTGGGGGAGCAACTACCAACATTATCAGATAAATACTCAAATTCACATTAATTGCATCAATACAAAAGGCACCAACCTAATCCAAACCACGCTACTCTAGCAAAGTCACATTCCCTACCACATAAAGAGCAGCTATTGTCCACCAAACACCATAATCTATTGATTTGAATTGGGTTTTGTTGGATATATTTGTGCCCCAAACACgaacaagaaagaaaacataCCACTTCACAACATCTTCTGCAAAAACAGATGGCACAGACATAGAACCATCTGGTGAAACCCTCCATTTCGTTTGGTTGTCTCTGGCTCTCTAAGCTAATCTAAGACAGATGATTGGACTGTTTCATGAATTTCAGTCATATCCTCACAACATCCTTCTAGCACTTTACATCTCTTAAAGAAATGGGACAGATTATATACATCaaagcttttctattttttttataagaaaatcttttcttatttgtactcaaaaaagaaaaggtataaATTCTTTTACATCATAGTAACAAATTTGGGGAGGGGAGAgagggcggggggggggggaggcGGTATATCCCTGCACCCaagcatatatgccgggtgtctCACACAGGGGCGGGCCCCACAGTATAATtttcggggggggggggggagccaTCTAATAGACCAAAGTCACTGCCTTTGAAGCACTTATAGATATGGGAGATGGATTTCACACAAATATGTTGATAATGAAAATAAGATGTGAATTTTAAAGGGATACATCAATATGCatatgatcaattttttttttttattattaaattgcaattttattaaattttccaGAACATATTGGATAGGTCTTCGAAATTGATAACTaacttaaagaaataaattcaaattttggatATTTAAGAGATGGTGGATAAGAGGAAGAAGCAGAGAGTAGCAGTGGCCACTACATACTCAACAGATATTGCTCTCAAAATTTGCTCATGCACTACATATAACTGCAATAGTGTCTAACCATGGATTCCCAATCAAATTCAACATGAGGTAAACAACCAGAAGATGCAGTTTAATTAAGGATAATACAGAAGacaagaggggggggggggggggggcaataATTGGAAGAAGTTATAAGCCTCAAGAAGCATAGAAATGAAGGTACAACAGCCTAAACATAGAGATTCTATAGATCCCAGTCAGGCAGTCACCATAATACTAAAACTCATGTTGATCAAAATACTTGCATAGATAACCTTGACTAAAAATGATCTTTTGTAAGTATGATTTTTAAACAGAACTTCCAGTAATCACCCAATGCTCAGACACAACAGTGGATATCAAAAGCaaaatgatatataaatatGCTTACATATATGGAAACTGCGTACTTATACACACAGATATCAAGCCCTGGCAATAAAATGAATCAACGCAAATAAGTTTGATTGTTGGGGTAGATCAAAACCAGTTAGCTAGACCAAAATCATGAACTACAAAATGACTGACTTAATTCTGGCATCAAAGCAAGTCTCACAGGCATAGTCCATATCTACCAGCATTACACAGAATCTCTCTCAGCTAAGCAAATTCTCAGGTAACAACTTGTGAAGAAGGCATCTCGCCGTTCAAATTGATCTCTCTTCTACCACTAAGTGATATGAATTTGtcataaaacaacaacaaaggaCATTTATCTATCAAATTTGAACCATCGTAAGCTTCTTTGAGAAAAACAGTGCTTTTTGCACCTTTATTAGTGATGTAAAACATACCATGATGCCTTATCAAGCAAAGCAATAATCGAGATGGTAACAGATTCTCAGAATGAAATGCATCCAATTGTGCAGATGTCATTCTCTTCTCCATAGTCAAACTGAGAAGCTCATGGAGGACTGCCACCACCCGTTTTCTGGCCTTTGGATCTTTAGCTTCAAATCTCCTTGCATTTAAGTATGGAGAAGGGAAATCCATTTTCTGCCACCTCTCAATTTCCTCAAGATAACTCTTGTTAGGCCTAAAGCCTACAGGAAAACTCAATCTAAATGCATTCGGACCTCGATAGTTACCATCTTTCGAGATTCTAACCCGCTTTCGACTCCCATTAAAGTCCGGAATCCCATCCTGTGCTGCTCTTTCCTCACGGGCAGTGACTGTCAATGAAGAGTCCCAATTTTCCAAATTAAGATAAGGCTTCCCATTGACATCCTTCACAGAAAAGTAATCCGGGTACTTTGGAATCAATGACTCCTTAAAGTCATTTGGCAAACCCAATTCAGATTCAATGAATTCTATCTTTTCAAGTGGTACTCTACAATCAACTGATAACATTAACAACTTCCTCAAATTGTTAACCAGAATTGGTTCCATCAAGTTCCTAGCTTCACCTTCTTCACTGGCAATCTTTTGGGCCTTATCAGTGAGCCTAACAGAAGGGGGTGTTCTGTTAGTACTGCCACCCCCTTCAACACAAAATATAGCAGGGTACTTCTCAATGACAGCCATGAAATTCCATTTCTGAACAAACCCAACTTCTTTTTCAAGGTCCCTGAGAAAGAGAGACTGCTGTCTCTGGGATTGGATGATGGACTTGAGCTGAAGGATCAAAGATGGTTTCTTTTGCAAGTCCATGACTCTGTCAAGTTCATGGACCCTGTGGTAGATTTTCTTCTTGGGTCTTCTTCCTCCACTTGATTTGTGCCTCACTGGAACCCATGTCATAGAACCAGTTTTTGAACATTTGAGAAGCTTGTTTAAGCTCAAGAACATGAATGTCCCCTGCATTTACGAATAAGAACAGAGAGGTGTCTCTGGGACCAATCGTCGAACAGTTGGAGTGCAGGGTCTTTTAAGGGTCACATGTAGAGAGCTTCTTTCTTTGGAGGTTGAAATTAACATAGAAATAGAAGAGTTTAGCTGACATCTGAAAAGTTTCTTCGAAATCACAACTCTCTCAGACCTCATCGGACCTCAGCACTTTAGTTTGGGAATTTATAAGccgtgtcattttttttttcagtaatacattttggacttttttttaactgattttttagggtaaaaaaaaactgattttctgctatttttttaaattaagaactACGAATccatgaattttgaaaattagtcTAATTGATTCTTCCATCTAATTTTCGTCTTCttacatttcatttttattaaaaaaaaaccttattttaaaataaatttaataaaaaaactattcaaattaaaatttgattaaagaTCTATTTTTAATGCTTCTTCTCAAATGAGGAAGTCACTTATGGATGTTTTTGATGGAGAATTTTGGAATTGAAATTCCCTATCTTccaaattatcaaaagaaataaagttaaaagtggcttttaaattcaaattagaagaTCAAGGATCTGTTTAATTTTGTCCCAGAAATTAAGAATAGGGAATGATTTTgcattttacccaaaaaaaagaaaaagaaaaaccaaagcAATGTAAAAAGTTATAattgtatctaaaaaaaataaagttttaaaaagatATACATAAGCCAAATAAGCTTAATATTTTATATCCTTccacatagttttttttttctttttttttgaaacgaTCCTTCCACATAGTTAAGATTTGCATGAGGTTGTTCTCAAAAAAAGATTTGCATGAGGttgttattaaaaagaaaatataaatttcatgaGAATAATTCAGCAATATATATTTCATGAGAATAATATCTCTTAACCTTAATGACCATGCTAACTTATTAGCATTGTTTGGTCTCATTTCTAGGAAGAACTAAATTTCGAACCTTCCTTCAAcactttttataataaatagatTATTTGCATGAGGTtgttattaaaatgaaaatatcaatttcatgAGAATAATtcaacaataaatatatatatatatatatatatatatatttcatgagAATAATATCTCTTAATCTTAATGACCATGCTAACTTATTAGCATTGTTTGGTCTCATTTCTAAGAAGAACTAAATTCTGAACCTTCTTTCAACGCTTGTTATAAtaaatagattataaaaaaaaaaaaaaaaattgaaggtcATGCCCAATACTTTTTTTAGGCGTGTGGGAAAGTTATTACATGATAACTCTTGAAAATTTAATAGtacaaataaagagaaatatatatatatatatatatatatatatatatatatatatatattttttaggtgTGTAGGAAAATTTACTAGAACAATTCCACTTATAGGGTTTACAACAATTATCAATAAAAAGTAAAGAGGATTGAAATTCCAAATTAACCTACGTGCATTTGAAGGTCTTGCCCAATGAAAGCAATGAAGTCAGCTACTTTATTTGCTTTTCCATCGATATAATTTACCTATAGACTTCCAGCAATATCACACGCAATAGTTCTACGATCAGAAATTATGATGATTCTTTTCTAAGGCATAGTAATTTTGTGCATAAGTGAATAGACCaatctttattctttattgGCACCTCTTCATGTACAAATTACAAAGTGCTTAGAATCTAGAGGGAAAGGATTCTAGCTGCAAAGCTaacagcatgttgtaattatttctaaaaaaaaaaatctataaaacttttccaaaagtcattatttatttatttagatataCCAAAAGTCATTATTAAAAGAGTATCTCTTTGTCGAATTTagatcctctagatttcctAGAATACTCTACcaatagatttccttaaatcataaccactctttaatgatttaaaggTCTTGATTCTGCCATATcagcattccactaacaatattattaaaataataaaataatgttacaaacaaaacaattaagattattgttagtggaatgttcacatggcagaatctagaccattaaattattaaataattattaagatttaaggaaatctatttTGTAGAGTACTCTAGGAAATTTAGaggatcttttttttatttgagacacacacgcacacacacacacacacacatatatatatatatatatatatatatatataggggaagtgagataagataagagaatacactcacacgccaacaccaaaactgtatgtggaaatctagaggatctgaatctcTCTTTGTCTAATGAAAACTGAGCAAAGGTCATTTGTTGGAAAATAGTTTCAACATATTGAACATTAATATGCcccaaattagtttccaattacttaaatttcaaaattaataagtCCCAAAATTATcctaattaaaaagataattacacaaattactcattgaataattaatgtttgatTATATAATTAATCAAGTGTGTGCAGCCTTACCATAACATATAGTTCTAGCCAATctaattatgacacatcattaatttcaaattgattataattataatcaattaggataaattgttcataatctatatatattaatagataaaactcaaagaaagttcaattagaattcaattttgtgtcatgtgtctaaatttatgtggagaTCATTTTATAATTATCTGCTTAAGTTTGTGTCATATGTTcacttcaattttttaatctttatgctaagtgagttattaatgagtgcaaaatactaaaaaaattattattaatgaactaaaaattaataataataaaaaactaatcacatatactcaataaaaattacaacAGAATAAAGATCACTacacattctatcttattaaaaattagaagaaaaaaatgatcatcagtagtattaaatttaagtaagaattttaatatgtgactaattacatttacttaaaaaaaaaattgactaattatttatatttttatgataaaatttgtgtttaattttaaatgtatctatatgtatgcatgtgttagatgctatttttttaataatttgactaattatttatattttataataaaattatgtttaatgtGCCTATGCTTTTGTATGGGTTACATGCTAGTCACATATAGTCGGACTcgatttgtgatagtgcatcttGACCATTAAAATtcgatttgatgataactttcaatctgatggttCGATTAAGGCTTATGACCAGTCAATTTGATCGttacaatatcaaaattatttcgaaaatgaaatgaagaatcTAATGGCCACAATTCATATGCCTATTTCCAGGATGAAATTACTcttttattcttcattttagGTTAAATGCAGgttgcaaaataaaaatagagtgTCAACAATTACACTAAAAGGAAACATACCCAAAAATAGTATCATAgccacaaaatatatatatagaatctGAGATATTTGgtcaaaaccctaaaaaaaaaatcaaagaactacgtaaaattaaaaaatcaattagtgagAGAATCAATTACTAGGGGAAAAAACGGAATCAAAGAACGCAAGTAATGATAATGAGATGGTGAGGCAAGAATGGATAATGGCAGGCAGAGTTGGCTAAGAGTGACCTAATGAGACTCAAAGAGATGGTGAAGATAAAAAGGAGAGTGATAGTGAGGAGAGACCGAGGAGAGGAGACACCCACTAGAGGAGAATGACAAAGAGAGGAAAGAGTGTTGAgtgttgtgtttgggtacaatgAGACTCTGTGGTGTTGTCATTTTTTCCATTAAGAAACTTGAGTTCGCTTTAAGAAAAATGAGACTCTAAGGCTTGATTTCcatgtagataaaaaaaatccacatcaacCTTTGCTAGAGtaccaaaatcgagtctctaaaaaCTTGAGATGTTACTTAACAAATATGTTTCGTTTTCCTATTAACTAATGACATCGTTAGTAAAATCAAGCTAAATGGCAAAAAAATCAGCGTCTGGTGTGTGTCGCAGTCATAGGAATATATGAGAATTTTAcaagttgataaatttattattaagcAAATTACTTGAGGGTATTTTAGGTATTGAGACATTTTTGTTGCGAAAACGTGATTGAGATAAATTGGCGTTTTTTGAAAAGGGTTCGGTTAACTCATGTCTTTAAGGtacacattaattatttattttagaaaaattttaagggTACGTTTGGTACACTGAATGAGGATTACGACAGAAATTGTAactttattactagtaataaagagtattgtaatgtaataactaaacctaTTCATTAGTTTAGTTGTAAGTTACTCCCTCCGTCCCAGTATAtttgtcctctattccattttggaaTGTTCCAAAATATTgtcttgtttctaaaaataaaagtcattaatttactaatgttcatATTATaccctactttattttcaaaacaatttgaaaaaaaataacaaatatttaaaaaaattaatctaattgGGACACTTTTTTAGTTacctcattaagaataacttttaaaaaaatttgataaatttatttaaggctagatttgtaaacttatacatttttataagatagataagacaataaatgatgttcacttaaaaagtttgacttttcaaacatgACAAACAAATTGAGACAGAGGGAGTATAACATTAGaatgaaacttaacatttattttaggaaatattttattcatacaattatatctccttaaatattgttatttttaaatttaagagaaatatgtgttgttttttatgattttttatttttataattttttatttttataattttttatttttataattttttatttttataattgttaaatgtatataaaaagtttgtttatttgaaaatatattaagttttgaaattattagaTTTATTAAGGAATAACTAATACAACCTTTTAAagaggaatagttattcctcattttgaagaataattatttataatgaatgacttttccttataataaaattataaccaaattaaagaataactaaactaaaagaataactattatattGCAGCGAATATTACATCCTATCTAAAATACCGGAAAATTGAAAATGCGGTGTACATTACTAAtcttagcattaaaaaaaaaaaacgaaagagTTAGTTGGAGCTTGGATTTTAAAGTAGCATGCTGTTTCACAAACGCGAGTTTGCTCCGCGCAAACGCGCCAAATGACCAACCAAAATTGTGtaattcatttattaaaaa from Castanea sativa cultivar Marrone di Chiusa Pesio chromosome 11, ASM4071231v1 harbors:
- the LOC142615245 gene encoding protein WHAT'S THIS FACTOR 1 homolog, chloroplastic-like isoform X2, with the translated sequence MQGTFMFLSLNKLLKCSKTGSMTWVPVRHKSSGGRRPKKKIYHRVHELDRVMDLQKKPSLILQLKSIIQSQRQQSLFLRDLEKEVGFVQKWNFMAVIEKYPAIFCVEGGGSTNRTPPSVRLTDKAQKIASEEGEARNLMEPILVNNLRKLLMLSVDCRVPLEKIEFIESELGLPNDFKESLIPKYPDYFSVKDVNGKPYLNLENWDSSLTVTAREERAAQDGIPDFNGSRKRVRISKDGNYRGPNAFRLSFPVGFRPNKSYLEEIERWQKMDFPSPYLNARRFEAKDPKARKRVVAVLHELLSLTMEKRMTSAQLDAFHSENLLPSRLLLCLIRHHEF
- the LOC142615245 gene encoding protein WHAT'S THIS FACTOR 1 homolog, chloroplastic-like isoform X1, which gives rise to MQGTFMFLSLNKLLKCSKTGSMTWVPVRHKSSGGRRPKKKIYHRVHELDRVMDLQKKPSLILQLKSIIQSQRQQSLFLRDLEKEVGFVQKWNFMAVIEKYPAIFCVEGGGSTNRTPPSVRLTDKAQKIASEEGEARNLMEPILVNNLRKLLMLSVDCRVPLEKIEFIESELGLPNDFKESLIPKYPDYFSVKDVNGKPYLNLENWDSSLTVTAREERAAQDGIPDFNGSRKRVRISKDGNYRGPNAFRLSFPVGFRPNKSYLEEIERWQKMDFPSPYLNARRFEAKDPKARKRVVAVLHELLSLTMEKRMTSAQLDAFHSENLLPSRLLLCLIRHHGMFYITNKGAKSTVFLKEAYDGSNLIDKCPLLLFYDKFISLSGRREINLNGEMPSSQVVT